One genomic window of Equus caballus isolate H_3958 breed thoroughbred chromosome 6, TB-T2T, whole genome shotgun sequence includes the following:
- the OR8S8 gene encoding olfactory receptor family 8 subfamily S member 8 — protein MGNHSMFSDFILLGLSADPQTQILLFVLFLMIYLLTLMGNMVMLLVIRSDSHLYIPMYFFLGQLSFLDLCHSSVTVPKVLENLLSESKTIFVESCLAQAFFVFATGGTEACLLAVMAYDRYVAISSPLLYGQVMSNQLCIGLVWGSWGLAFVDALINILLTVNLDYCEHQSIPHFSCELSSLFPLSCSDTSTNFTVLLCSSVLHFFGTFILIFFSYTRIVSTILSISSTSGRSKAFSTCTSHLTTVILFYGSGFLSYLLPTSGSVVEMIFPLQYSVVTPMLNPLIYSLQNEEVKAAMRRMFRRYVNSFT, from the coding sequence ATGGGAAACCACAGCATGTTCAGTGACTTCATCCTTCTTGGGCTGTCTGCTGACCCTCAGACCCAAATTCTgctctttgtcttgtttctgatgaTTTACCTCCTGACCCTGATGGGGAACATGGTGATGTTGCTGGTCATCAGGTCTGATTCCCACCTCTACATACCCATGTACTTCTTTTTGGGACAACTGTCCTTCCTAGACCTCTGCCACTCATCTGTCACAGTCCCTAAGGTGCTGGAGAATCTACTTTCTGAAAGTAAAACCATCTTTGTAGAGAGCTGCCTGGCTCAGGCCTTCTTTGTGTTTGCCACTGGGGGCACCGAGGCATGTCTGCTggctgtgatggcctatgaccgctatgttgcTATCAGCTCCCCTCTGCTCTATGGCCAGGTAATGAGCAACCAGCTCTGCATTGGGCTGGTGTGGGGCTCCTGGGGCCTGGCCTTTGTTGATGCTCTCATCAATATCCTCTTGACTGTAAATTTAGACTATTGTGAGCACCAAAGCATTCCCCACTTCAGCTGTGagctgtcttctctcttccctctgtcaTGCTCTGATACCTCCACCAACTTTACAGTCCTGCTGTGCTCCTCTGTCTTGCATTTCTTTGGAACCTTCATCTTGATCTTCTTCTCTTATACTCGCATTGTCTCCACCATCCTGAGCATCAGCTCCACCTCAGGCAGAAGCAAAGCTTTCTCTACCTGCACTTCCCATCTCACTACTGTGATCTTGTTCTATGGCTCTGGTTTTCTCAGCTATCTCTTGCCAACCTCAGGTTCCGTTGTGGAGATGATCTTCCCTTTACAGTACAGTGTGGTCACTCCCATGTTAAATCCCCT
- the OR8T9 gene encoding olfactory receptor family 8 subfamily T member 9 codes for MAMKNYSTITEFIILGLSTDPHIQAVLFVLFLLSYLLTLMGNFLMLLVIRTDSHLHTPMYFFLKQLSFLDLCHSSVTVPKMLENLLSESKTTFVESCLAQAFFVFATGGTEACLLAVMAYDRYVAISSPLLYGQVMSNQLCIGLVWGSWGLAFADALINILLAINLDYCEDQTIPHFSCELSSLFPLSCSDTSTNFTLLLCSSVLHFFGTFVMIVSSYACIVSTILSISSTSGRSKAFSTCSSHLTTVILFYGSGFISYLLPTSGSPLEMIFSLQYSVITPMLNPLIYSLQNKEVKAAMGRMSRKYFHHFM; via the coding sequence ATGGCAATGAAAAACTACAGTACTATCACTGAGTTCATTATCCTTGGACTATCTACTGACCCCCATATTCAGGCTGTACTCTTTGTGCTGTTCCTTTTGAGTTACCTCCTCACTTTGATGGGAAATTTCTTGATGCTGCTGGTAATTAGAACTGATTctcacctccacacacccatgtacttctttttGAAACAGTTATCCTTCCTGGACCTCTGCCACTCATCTGTCACAGTCCCTAAGATGCTGGAGAATCTACTTTCTGAAAGTAAAACCACCTTTGTAGAGAGCTGTCTAGCTCAGGCTTTCTTTGTGTTTGCCACTGGGGGCACCGAGGCATGTCTGCTggctgtgatggcctatgaccgttATGTTGCTATCAGCTCCCCTCTGCTCTATGGCCAGGTAATGAGCAACCAGCTCTGCATTGGGCTGGTGTGGGGCTCCTGGGGCCTGGCCTTTGCTGATGCTCTCATCAACATCCTCCTGGCTATCAATTTAGACTACTGTGAGGACCAAACTATTCCCCACTTCAGCTGTGagctgtcttctctcttccctctgtcaTGCTCTGATACCTCCACCAACTTCACACTCCTGCTCTGCTCCTCTGTCTTGCATTTCTTTGGAACCTTCGTTATGATTGTTTCTTCCTATGCCTGTATTGTCTCCACCATCCTGAGCATCAGCTCCACCTCAGGCAGGAGTAAGGCCTTTTCCACTTGCTCTTCTCACCTCACTACTGTGATCTTGTTTTATGGCTCAGGTTTCATCAGCTATCTCTTACCAACTTCAGGTTCCCCTCTGGAGATGATCTTCTCCTTACAATACAGTGTGATCACACCCATGCTGAATCCCCTCATCTACAGCCTGCAGAACAAGGAGGTGAAGGCAGCTATGGGAAGAATgtccagaaaatattttcatcatttcatGTAG